The following coding sequences are from one Rutidosis leptorrhynchoides isolate AG116_Rl617_1_P2 chromosome 11, CSIRO_AGI_Rlap_v1, whole genome shotgun sequence window:
- the LOC139877201 gene encoding pentatricopeptide repeat-containing protein At2g36980, mitochondrial-like, translating into MGSYLVHTTSKIAELAKSGGIISARKLFDEMPQRDIMVWNTMLTCYTHLSLYHETLLLFHQLMKGLCSIKPDHYSFTATLSSCAGLCNLFYGQKVHALIVVTGYRSSLPVNNALIDMYGKCLNPCSANDVFKDIEFKNNVSWCSLLFAYVHAHQFQMAQSVFDAMPNKMNNVAWNTMIVGHARHGNIETCIDLFMKMTCDQDQWTFSSLMNASAESKQYIIGCMIHAIVVKKGWSLAVEVSNSVLSFYAQLSNHPADVANMFESMETLTTVSWNAIIDAQMKIGDTQKALDAFNKSPEKNVISWTSMMTGYVRNGNSEKALAFFVDMIRTGLEPDEFSIATVLHACSIMATLGHGKIIHSLAIRYGFHRYAYAGNGLVNMYAKCGDINGSKQSFNEIIEKDLVSWNTLLIAYGLHGLGEKAINFYEEMVENGLKPDKVTFISLLMTCSHLGLINKGRLIFKSMSEIYGICPEIDHIACMVDMLARGGYLKEAREMANRTGGVNSSEAVFGACYAHSDVDMGTELGVKLKMLEPKYEMSYVMLSNLYCASEKWKEAELVRKAMADHGVKKVPGCSWIEVKNKVMCFVTGNSLCVHNKDMSFILYLLVNHMKNAS; encoded by the coding sequence ATGGGATCATATTTGGTTCATACAACATCAAAGATTGCTGAACTTGCAAAATCAGGGGGAATTATAAGTGCACGAAaactgtttgatgaaatgcctcaacgagATATAATGGTATGGAACACCATGCTTACTTGTTACACTCATCTGAGTCTTTACCATGAAACCTTATTGCTGTTCCATCAATTAATGAAAGGGCTTTGCAGCATCAAACCTGATCACTACTCTTTTACTGCAACTTTAAGTTCATGTGCAGGTTTGTGCAACCTTTTTTATGGACAAAAGGTTCATGCTTTAATTGTTGTTACAGGATATCGTTCTTCACTTCCGGTTAATAATGCACTTATTGATATGTATGGCAAGTGTTTAAACCCTTGCAGTGCAAACGATGTATTCAAAGACATTGAGTTTAAAAACAATGTTTCATGGTGTTCATTGTTGTTTGCTTATGTTCATGCTCATCAGTTTCAGATGGCTCAAAGTGTTTTTGATGCTATGCCTAATAAGATGAACAACGTTGCTTGGAATACTATGATCGTTGGGCACGCTCGTCATGGGAATATCGAAACTTGTATTGATTTGTTCATGAAAATGACGTGCGATCAAGATCAATGGACGTTTAGTTCACTCATGAATGCATCTGCTGAATCAAAACAGTATATTATCGGTTGCATGATTCATGCCATTGTTGTTAAAAAAGGTTGGAGTCTTGCAGTTGAGGTTAGCAACTCGGTACTTAGCTTCTATGCACAATTAAGTAATCATCCTGCTGATGTGGCGAATATGTTCGAGTCCATGGAGACTTTAACTACTGTTTCATGGAATGCAATAATAGACGCTCAAATGAAAATAGGAGATACACAAAAAGCACTTGATGCATTTAATAAATCACCCGAAAAGAATGTTATATCATGGACTTCAATGATGACTGGTTACGTTAGAAATGGTAATTCTGAAAAAGCATTAGCCTTTTTCGTTGATATGATAAGAACGGGCCTTGAACCCGACGAATTTTCAATTGCAACGGTATTACATGCGTGCTCGATAATGGCAACTTTAGGACATGGTAAAATAATTCATAGTCTTGCAATACGTTATGGTTTTCATCGTTATGCTTATGCTGGAAATGGGTTGGTTAACATGTAtgcaaaatgtggagacattaacGGATCGAAACAATCTTTTAATGAAATTATTGAAAAAGATTTGGTTTCGTGGAACACTTTGTTAATTGCTTATGGTCTTCATGGTTTGGGTGAAAAAGCTATAAACTTTTATGAAGAAATGGTAGAAAATGGTTTGAAACCGGATAAAGTTACATTTATAAGTTTGCTAATGACTTGTAGTCATTTAGGGCTAATTAATAAAGGTCGTTTGATTTTTAAATCGATGAGTGAGATATATGGAATCTGTCCCGAAATAGACCATATTGCGTGTATGGTTGATATGCTTGCTCGAGGAGGCTACTTGAAAGAAGCACGAGAAATGGCTAATAGGACAGGTGGCGTTAATTCAAGTGAAGCGGTTTTTGGAGCCTGTTATGCACATAGTGATGTAGATATGGGAACTGAATTGGGTGTTAAGTTGAAAATGTTGGAACCCAAATACGAAATGAGTTATGTGATGCTGTCGAATTTGTATTGTGCGAGTGAAAAGTGGAAAGAAGCCGAGTTAGTTCGAAAAGCAATGGCAGATCATGGTGTGAAGAAGGTACCTGGTTGTAGTTGGATCGAAGTAAAAAACAAAGTTATGTGTTTTGTTACTGGTAATAGTTTATGTGTACACAATAAAGATATGTCTTTTATTTTATACTTGCTTGTTAACCATATGAAAAATGCATCATAG